A region from the Dasypus novemcinctus isolate mDasNov1 unplaced genomic scaffold, mDasNov1.1.hap2 scaffold_435, whole genome shotgun sequence genome encodes:
- the MRPS18B gene encoding small ribosomal subunit protein mS40: MRSQSPSRPFLRWPWVNMAASLLNTLLRRLPSIPPFRGAYGVQIPLQALCTQVTSDKDSLTPALISPYKDEPWKYLESEEYQNRYGSRPVWADYRRNHKGGVPPQRTRKMCIRKNKVAGNPCPICRDHKLHVDFRNVKLLEQFVCAHTGIIFHAPYTGVCMKQHRNLTRAIQKARDHGFLRYHIPQVEPRDLDFSTSHGAVSSTRPAPSLASGEPWYPWYSWKQPPERELSRLRRLYRGHLREESGPPPETMPQAPAAAPTAAPTE; encoded by the exons ATGCGCAGTCAGTCGCCCAGCCGGCCTTTTCTGCGTTGGCCGTGGGTCAATATGGCGGCCTCCTTATTGAATACGCTGCTGAGGCGGCTGCCTAGCATTCCGCCCTTCAGAGGTGCCTACGGAGTTCAG ATTCCACTCCAGGCTCTTTGCACCCAAGTCACCTCTGATAAAGATTCTTTGACCCCAGCTCTCATTTCCCCCTATAAGGATGAGCCCTGGAAATATCTGGAGTCAGAAG AATACCAAAACCGCTATGGTTCTCGCCCTGTCTGGGCTGACTACCGTCGCAACCACAAAGGTGGTGTACCCCCACAGCGGACTCGGAAGATGTGTATC CGTAAGAATAAAGTTGCTGGGAATCCCTGCCCCATCTGCCGGGACCACAAGCTGCATGTCGACTTTCGG AATGTGAAGCTCTTGGAGCAGTTTGTTTGTGCCCACACAGGCATCATCTTTCATGCTCCATACACAG GGGTCTGCATGAAGCAGCACAGGAACTTGACCCGGGCCATCCAGAAAGCCAGAGATCACG GCTTCCTGAGGTACCACATTCCCCAGGTTGAGCCTCGGGACCTTGACTTCAGCACCTCTCACGGAGCTGTGAGCAGCACCCGTCCGGCCCCCAGCCTGGCTTCAGGCGAGCCCTGGTACCCCTGGTACAGCTGGAAGCAGCCACCAGAAAGAGAGCTGTCCCGCCTCCGCCGGCTGTACCGGGGCCATCTCCGCGAAGAGAGCGGCCCCCCGCCTGAGACGATGCCACAGGCCCCTGCGGCAGCCCCCACCGCAGCCCCCACAGAGTAG